In Streptomyces sp. NBC_00483, a single window of DNA contains:
- a CDS encoding roadblock/LC7 domain-containing protein: MASDVPTGHVSDLDWLMSGLVQRVPHTNSAVLLSSDGLVKSVHGLDADSADHMAALASGLYSLGRSAGIRFADGGDVRQVVVELDSALLFVSTAGSGTCLAVLAGRDADAAVLGYEMAMLVKSVRPYLVTAPRQPSAEPTAMRN, encoded by the coding sequence ATGGCGAGCGATGTGCCGACGGGTCATGTGTCCGATCTCGACTGGCTGATGAGCGGCCTCGTCCAGCGCGTTCCCCACACCAACAGCGCCGTGCTGCTGTCCTCCGACGGGCTCGTCAAGTCCGTGCACGGGCTCGACGCCGACAGCGCCGACCATATGGCGGCCCTCGCTTCGGGCCTCTACTCGCTCGGCCGCAGCGCGGGCATCCGGTTCGCCGACGGAGGCGACGTACGGCAGGTGGTGGTGGAGCTCGACTCGGCGCTGCTGTTCGTGTCGACCGCGGGCTCCGGCACCTGCCTCGCGGTCCTCGCCGGGCGCGACGCGGACGCGGCCGTGCTCGGCTATGAGATGGCCATGCTCGTCAAGAGCGTGCGCCCCTACCTGGTGACCGCACCCCGGCAGCCCTCCGCCGAGCCCACGGCGATGAGGAATTGA
- a CDS encoding DUF742 domain-containing protein, with product MAAPQDGPWLDGAAGRLVRPYAISNGRTRPSTSMDLLTHVMATGATPLGYLGPEHSQALDLCAQPTSVAEIAGHLKLPAGVTKVLLSDLVDCQAITTKPPTFHDNPTDRSLLEAVLDGLRRQL from the coding sequence GTGGCGGCCCCGCAGGACGGGCCATGGCTGGACGGCGCCGCGGGCCGGCTCGTGCGTCCGTACGCGATCAGCAACGGACGTACTCGGCCGAGTACGTCGATGGATCTGCTCACCCATGTGATGGCCACAGGGGCGACCCCCCTCGGCTATCTGGGTCCGGAACACAGCCAGGCGCTCGACCTGTGTGCGCAGCCCACATCGGTCGCGGAGATCGCCGGTCATCTGAAGCTCCCCGCAGGCGTGACCAAGGTGCTCCTCTCCGACCTCGTCGACTGCCAAGCCATCACCACCAAGCCCCCCACGTTCCACGACAACCCCACTGACCGGTCCCTACTGGAGGCAGTGCTCGATGGACTACGACGCCAGCTCTGA
- a CDS encoding GTP-binding protein produces MDYDASSDPFPTALKILVAGGFGVGKTTFVGAVSEIAPLSTEELLTTVSADTDNLDGIENKVETTVAMDFGRITLDPEHVLYLFGTPGQERFWFMWDELSEGALGAVILADTRRLEDCFAAVDFFEERGMGFIVAVNEFDGGYRYEAEEVRAAIDLDPAVPVVRCDARISSSGIQTLLTLVRHLLAHAPATATGFGAHT; encoded by the coding sequence ATGGACTACGACGCCAGCTCTGACCCTTTCCCCACCGCACTGAAGATCTTGGTCGCGGGCGGGTTCGGGGTCGGCAAGACGACCTTCGTAGGGGCCGTCAGCGAGATCGCTCCGCTCAGCACGGAAGAACTGCTCACCACGGTCAGCGCGGATACCGACAACCTCGACGGCATCGAGAACAAGGTCGAGACGACCGTCGCGATGGACTTCGGGCGGATCACCCTGGACCCCGAGCATGTCCTCTATCTGTTCGGCACGCCGGGCCAGGAGCGCTTCTGGTTCATGTGGGACGAGCTGTCCGAGGGCGCCCTCGGAGCGGTCATCCTCGCGGACACACGCCGCCTGGAGGACTGCTTCGCCGCCGTCGACTTCTTCGAGGAGCGCGGCATGGGCTTCATCGTGGCGGTCAACGAGTTCGACGGCGGCTACCGCTACGAGGCCGAGGAGGTCCGCGCCGCCATCGACCTGGACCCGGCGGTGCCCGTCGTGCGCTGCGACGCGCGCATCTCGAGCTCCGGCATCCAGACGCTGCTCACCCTCGTACGACACCTGCTGGCGCACGCACCCGCGACCGCCACGGGGTTCGGAGCCCACACGTGA
- a CDS encoding GAF domain-containing protein, with protein MTYDATRRLLLTPQDQEGVERARRLRRLDLGQRAEPVFDRFADRLAEVTGAPYAMVNFIDENRQFFAGLHTPDGDHRGGELGAVAAAAAKSTSTEGEVARYMARDHGYCPHVVVRRKALVLEDVCDYPRFAGNPVVDEIGIRSYLGAPLIDERTGLALGTVCAVATEPRPWGQAGLATIKSMAGELMQLVRGRGDLLG; from the coding sequence GTGACGTACGACGCGACCAGGAGGCTGCTGCTGACCCCGCAGGATCAGGAGGGCGTCGAGCGGGCCCGCCGGTTGCGAAGGCTCGACCTGGGGCAGCGCGCCGAGCCGGTGTTCGACCGCTTCGCGGACCGGCTCGCCGAGGTGACGGGCGCGCCGTACGCCATGGTCAACTTCATTGACGAGAACCGGCAGTTCTTCGCCGGGCTGCACACCCCCGACGGGGACCACCGCGGCGGCGAACTCGGCGCGGTGGCCGCCGCGGCTGCCAAATCGACGTCTACGGAAGGTGAAGTGGCGCGCTACATGGCGCGCGATCACGGTTACTGCCCACATGTAGTCGTGCGGCGCAAAGCACTCGTCCTTGAAGACGTGTGCGACTATCCGCGCTTCGCGGGCAACCCTGTAGTCGACGAAATCGGCATCCGCTCCTACTTGGGCGCGCCTTTGATCGACGAGCGCACGGGGCTCGCGCTCGGCACCGTGTGCGCGGTCGCGACCGAGCCCCGCCCGTGGGGACAGGCGGGGCTCGCGACCATCAAG